From Labrus bergylta chromosome 22, fLabBer1.1, whole genome shotgun sequence, one genomic window encodes:
- the LOC109975372 gene encoding LOW QUALITY PROTEIN: alpha-protein kinase 1-like (The sequence of the model RefSeq protein was modified relative to this genomic sequence to represent the inferred CDS: deleted 2 bases in 1 codon) has product MDSQEVCDLLEECLRAAVQVQRSNQPTEAERLNYCSCRDSLCAELASLLQEAIEMKWPFVPEKWQYKQSVLANDKTNLNDLISKHLSKLLALLLASIVAQEACMALAVVFLVDRFLYWTDESSRLLRITKLLHRQHPDTPVAPQLVIRQARVYLNSGKLQKAEYILSRLINSSGATGCWVYQSESDRALVQAVSVQVRGMVLQKLGLWLEASQLIWASLVGYYALPQPDKKGIGTSLGILANILVSMNDEDFHTFRKHPDIDLSLLGDRSRRLLSAAQAAKMAVVYSQYTSLYVLTNVATQGTCLLSFSFSVQCPATQRQFYLLQAKEAFEIGLLTKAEDELVTSKQELHTFLKAAYSLSVTHKWLGTAQEVVVKATGACQKALATFYDYCQADTQDKDGLCAEIMHLVAKVKILLEVKPFLNSDKGSFIPDSYRNNDDTLVNFTLDGFAKVMQRFKKYHASLCETSSTNCKGTSDKIDGARVCITALGTTVGVPNTECGTEACKESTVAHKEDEPQQKGSNSLAVHPLPKSDLGSTLEIRDNLGSSWQNYSLSSSGSPRPSNSYTGSGAIVCDANAGSKSCLTTEFDDDRDDNMLQSADKKGKRDLVDCNSGLSSHTAAIPATSSNSSRQSENKKVIQTDIETLETEDWMTDDVGVPLNSSLGEGAVQSLSQLTLRTSSSSLGNSFGSQSSWEKISLDLNSPSIIKPQPRSLPKAGTRQVSKSQESDESIFLLETLDSETSDSADDLNHKNHLSGLEPGASNKPRPLESTHIDPNMDTEVDFVSAKPAPKNSLANPIPKHSQFFPQQCASTETSTESSFERLEENQSGNQSSEDTSPEKVNIPQSKNPMCYSCLEASYRVVPERQYLLSQQDYQALLAGVCHECLLRRLQSDKIQFKLKKHRTAHNGLHLKFSKATGLWTARETCLYIGEPMGMQGKQRTAIWVQFLHQEERLSSYVGKDYLKPKEVQFHLKDVERQMTAQYYVTEFNKSLYDKEVMAQIFFIPSEALLILNGNEVVGCVTVEPYMLGDFVKLTNNTGKKDQSFPATEYGLAFGHFTYRFSDCQEVVVDLQGWVTANGKGLTYLTDPQIHSTMIPKGPSNFAARGLRYFLEEQHGPECNGICQLLQLPPVG; this is encoded by the exons ATGGACAGCCAGGAGGTGTGCGATTTACTGGAAGAATGTCTCAGAGCAGCAGTTCAAGTCCAGCGGTCCAACCAGCCCACAGAGGCCGAGAGGCTGAACTACTGCAGCTGCAGAG actcgCTGTGTGCAGAACTGGCCTCTCTCCTGCAGGAGGCGATAGAGATGAAGTGGCCCTTTGTGCCCGAGAAGTGGCAATACAAACAGTCTGTGCTTGCAAATGACAAGACCAACCTCAACGACCTCATCAGCAAGCACCTATCTAAGCTACTG GCTCTTTTATTGGCTTCCATTGTGGCTCAGGAGGCATGCATGGCACTGGCGGTCGTCTTTTTAGTCGACCGCTTCCTGTACTGGACAGATGAGTCCAGCCGGCTGCTGAGGATCACCAAGCTGCTCCACAGACAGCATCCCGACACCCCTGTGGCCCCCCAGCTGGTTATACGACAGGCCAGAGTCTACCTTAACTCTG GCAAACTGCAGAAGGCAGAATACATCCTGAGCAGACTCATTAACAGTAGTGGAGCAACAG GTTGCTGGGTGTACCAGTCTGAAAGCGATCGGGCTCTTGTGCAGGCTGTTAGTGTTCAAGTACGGGGGATGGTTTTGCAAAAGCTCG gcCTGTGGTTGGAGGCTTCACAGCTAATCTGGGCCTCTCTCGTCGGCTACTATGCTCTTCCTCAACCTGACAAAAAG GGCATTGGAACC TCTCTTGGCATACTAGCCAACATATTGGTGTCAATGAATGATGAGGACTTTCATACGTTTAGGAAGCATCCAGATATTGATTTG TCCTTACTTGGAGACAGAAGTCGCCGTCTTCTTTCTGCAGCCCAGGCGGCAAAGATGGCGGTAGTGTACAGTCAATACACTTCACTCTATGTGTTGACCAATGTG GCCACTCAAGGGACCTGCTTGTTGTCTTTCAGTTTCTCAGTGCAGTGCCCTGCCACTCAAAGGCAGTTTTACCTCCTCCAGGCTAAAGAGGCGTTTGAGATCGGTCTGCTAACCAAAGCAGAGGACGAGCTGGTCACCAGCAAGCAGGAACTCCACACATTCCTCAAGGCGGCCTATTCCCTCTCTGTGACTCACAAATGGCTCGGCACTGCTCAGGAGGTTGTGGTGAAGGCAACTGGAGCTTGTCAAAAAGCTTTAGCGACCTTCTACGATTACTGCCAGGCAGATACTCAAGACAAAGATGGCCTCTGTGCTGAAATCATGCACCTCGTTGCTAAAGTCAAGATTCTGTTGGAAGTGAAGCCTTTCCTAAATTCAGACAAGGGGTCTTTTATACCCGACAGCTACAGAAACAATGATGACACATTGGTCAATTTTACATTGGACGGTTTCGCTAAGGTGATGCAGAGGTTCAAAAAGTACCACGCATCACTGTGTGAGACATCCAGCACAAACTGTAAGGGCACCAGTGACAAGATTGATGGGGCAAGGGTATGTATTACTGCACTGGGAACCACCGTTGGTGTTCCAAACACAGAATGCGGCACGGAGGCTTGCAAAGAGTCAACAGTAGCACACAAAGAAGATGAACCACAACAGAAAGGTTCAAACTCATTGGCTGTTCATCCCCTTCCAAAGTCTGACCTGGGCAGCACTTTAGAAATCAGGGATAACCTCGGCTCTTCATGGCAGAACTACTCCCTAAGTAGTTCAGGGTCTCCAAGGCCAAGCAACAGCTACACAGGAAGTGGTGCGATTGTATGCGATGCAAATGCAGGCAGTAAGAGCTGTCTGACGACGGAGTTTGATGATGATAGGGATGACAACATGCTACAGTCTGCTGATAAAAAGGGGAAGCGAGACTTGGTGGACTGTAATTCTGGTCTCAGTTCTCATACGGCTGCAATACCTGCGACTTCCTCAAATAGTAGCAGACAAtcagagaataaaaaagtgATACAAACTGATATAGAGACCCTTGAGACTGAGGATTGGATGACTGATGATGTTGGCGTACCACTGAATTCATCACTAGGTGAAGGAGCAGTGCAATCCCTCTCCCAGCTTACTCTCAGAacctcctccagctccctcGGTAACAGTTTTGGGTCGCAGTCGTCATGGGAGAAAATCTCACTTGACCTGAACTCGCCCTCAATCATAAAACCTCAGCCACGTAGCCTACCAAAAGCTGGAACCAGGCAAGTCAGCAAGTCACAAGAGTCTGATGAGAGCATCTTCCTGTTGGAAACACTAGATTCAGAAACCTCAGATTCCGCAGATGATCTGAATCACAAAAACCACTTATCTGGATTGGAACCCGGAGCCTCGAACAAGCCAAGACCTTTGGAGAGCACACACATTGACCCAAATATGGACACTGAAGTGGACTTTGTATCTGCAAAACCTGCGCCCAAGAATTCCTTGGCAAATCCAATCCCAAAACATTCCCAATTTTTCCCACAACAGTGTGCATCCACTGAAACTTCCACAGAGAGTTCATTtgagaggctggaggagaatcaAAGCGGGAACCAAAGCAGTGAAGATACTTCTCCAGAAAAAGTCAATATCCCTCAGAGCAAGAACCCCATGTGTTACAGCTGCCTTGAGGCCAGCTATAGAGTAGTCCCTGAGAGACAGTATCTGTTGTCACAGCAGGACTACCAAGCCCTACTGGCTGGAGTTTGCCATGAATGTCTTCTGAGGCGATTGCAAAGTGACAAGATACAATTTAAACTCAAGAAGCACAGAACTGCGCACA ATGGTCTTCATTTAAAGTTCTCCAAAGCCACAGGGCTGTGGACAGCCCGGGAGACCTGCCTTTACATCGGGGAGCCAATGGGGATGCAGGGCAAGCAGAGAACGGCAATATGGGTGCAGTTTTTACACCAGGAAGAAAGGTTAAGCAG CTACGTGGGGAAGGACTATTTGAAGCCAAAGGAGGTCCAGTTTCACCTGAAAGATGTGGAGAGACAGATGACAGCCCAGTACTATGTGACTGAATTCAACAAGAGTCTTTACGACAAGGAAGTCATGGCTCAGATCTTCTTCATTCCTTCAGAAGCTCTGTTG ATTCTGAATGGAAATGAGGTAGTGGGCTGTGTCACAGTGGAGCCCTACATGCTCGGAGACTTCGTCAAACTGACCAACAACACTGGAAAGAAGGACCAGAGTTTCCCGGCAACCGAGTATGGCCTTGCCTTTGGACACTTTACCTACCGGTTTTCTGACTGTCAGGAAGTTGTTGTGGACCTGCaag